In Egibacteraceae bacterium, the following are encoded in one genomic region:
- a CDS encoding molybdenum cofactor guanylyltransferase, with translation MLAGGRSTRMGTSKAALRWDGATLLARTCAILARAVGGPLLVVGSPGRELPALPPGVRAVADPKEGRGPLQGLATGLAAVASAADVAFVCATDLPFLQAAFVRRVLAALGAQVDLALPVVRGRPQPLAAAYRTAVAPLAEARLARGDLRLLGLAAEVCVARLDEAALLSDPALAAADPALRSVVNVNDPAAYAAARRRVGRDGPALPLGEEG, from the coding sequence GTGCTCGCCGGCGGTCGGTCGACGCGCATGGGCACGTCCAAGGCGGCGCTCCGGTGGGACGGCGCCACGTTGCTGGCACGCACCTGCGCCATCCTCGCCCGTGCGGTGGGCGGACCACTGCTCGTCGTGGGGTCCCCGGGCCGGGAGCTGCCCGCCCTGCCGCCCGGGGTCCGTGCCGTCGCCGATCCCAAGGAGGGGCGCGGCCCGCTCCAGGGCCTGGCGACCGGGCTGGCAGCGGTCGCGTCCGCGGCCGACGTCGCGTTCGTGTGCGCCACCGACCTGCCCTTCCTGCAAGCCGCCTTCGTCCGCCGGGTGCTGGCGGCGTTGGGGGCGCAGGTCGATCTGGCCCTGCCCGTGGTCCGCGGGCGACCGCAGCCTCTGGCTGCGGCCTACCGGACGGCGGTGGCGCCGCTCGCGGAGGCTCGCCTGGCCCGGGGCGACCTGCGGTTGCTGGGCCTGGCCGCGGAGGTCTGTGTGGCACGTCTGGACGAGGCGGCTCTGCTCAGCGACCCGGCGCTCGCCGCCGCCGACCCGGCCCTGCGATCGGTGGTCAACGTCAACGATCCTGCTGCGTACGCTGCGGCGCGGCGCCGGGTCGGGCGCGACGGGCCGGCGCTCCCGCTCGGCGAGGAGGGTTAG